The following coding sequences are from one Hymenobacter sp. DG25A window:
- the scpA gene encoding methylmalonyl-CoA mutase, producing MKPNFAQIPYNAAPLPTIPAEATETSTPEGISLHSFYTADDLAGISHLGFGAGQAPYLRGPYASMYVQSPWTIRQYAGFSTAEESNAFYRRNLAGGQKGLSVAFDLATHRGYDSDHPRVVGDVGKAGVAIDSVEDMKVLFNQIPLDQMSVSMTMNGAVLPIMAFYIVAAEEQGVTPEKLSGTIQNDILKEFMVRNTYIYPPAPSMRIIADIFAYTAQHMPRFNSISISGYHMQEAGATADIELAYTLADGLEYVRAGLAAGMTIDQFAPRLSFFWAIGMNHFMEIAKLRAGRLLWAKLIKQFNPTNPKSLALRTHCQTSGYSLTEQDPFNNVARTCVEALAAVLGGTQSLHTNALDEAIALPTDFSARIARNTQLYLQHETDITKVVDPWGGSYYVESLTKELADKAWALMQEVEELGGMAKAIETGLPKMRIEEAAARKQARIDSHKEIIVGVNKYRPSQETVGNEQQIEVLDIDNAAVRESQIARLNKIKAERDNASVQAALDVLTEAARTGQGNLLELAVHAARFRATLGEISDALEKVYGRHQATIRAISGVYSAEMDYDQEFAKARDAADAFARQEGRRPRMMVAKMGQDGHDRGSKIIATSFADVGFDVDIAPLFQTPDEVARQAVENDVHIVGVSSLAAGHKTLIPQLIEELKKLGREDILVIAGGVIPAQDYQFLYDAGVAGVYGPGTVIAVAAQEILEKLTEG from the coding sequence ATGAAACCCAACTTCGCCCAGATACCCTACAACGCCGCGCCGCTGCCTACCATTCCCGCGGAGGCAACGGAAACCAGCACGCCGGAGGGCATCAGTCTGCACAGCTTTTATACCGCCGATGATCTGGCGGGCATCAGCCACTTGGGCTTTGGTGCGGGCCAGGCGCCGTACCTGCGCGGGCCCTACGCCAGCATGTACGTGCAAAGCCCCTGGACCATCCGGCAGTACGCGGGCTTCAGCACGGCCGAGGAAAGCAATGCTTTCTACCGCCGCAACCTGGCGGGCGGGCAGAAGGGTCTCTCCGTAGCGTTTGACCTGGCCACGCACCGCGGCTACGACTCCGACCACCCCCGCGTGGTGGGCGACGTGGGCAAGGCCGGCGTGGCCATCGACTCGGTGGAGGATATGAAGGTGCTCTTCAACCAGATTCCGCTGGATCAGATGTCAGTGTCGATGACCATGAACGGGGCGGTGCTGCCCATTATGGCGTTTTACATTGTGGCCGCTGAGGAGCAGGGCGTAACGCCGGAAAAGCTGTCGGGTACTATTCAGAACGATATTCTGAAGGAGTTCATGGTGCGGAATACCTACATCTATCCGCCCGCGCCCAGCATGCGCATCATTGCCGATATCTTCGCCTACACGGCCCAGCACATGCCGCGCTTCAACAGCATCAGCATCTCGGGCTACCACATGCAGGAGGCCGGCGCTACCGCCGATATTGAGCTGGCCTATACCCTGGCCGACGGCCTGGAGTACGTGCGGGCCGGTTTGGCCGCGGGCATGACCATTGACCAGTTTGCGCCGCGCCTGTCGTTCTTCTGGGCCATTGGCATGAACCACTTCATGGAAATTGCCAAGCTGCGCGCCGGTCGTTTGCTCTGGGCCAAGCTCATCAAACAGTTCAACCCCACCAACCCCAAAAGCCTGGCCCTGCGCACGCACTGCCAGACCTCGGGCTACTCCCTGACCGAGCAGGACCCCTTCAACAATGTGGCGCGCACCTGCGTGGAGGCACTGGCCGCCGTGCTGGGCGGCACCCAAAGCCTGCACACCAATGCCCTGGACGAGGCCATTGCGCTGCCCACCGACTTCTCGGCCCGCATTGCCCGCAACACCCAGCTTTACCTCCAGCACGAAACGGACATTACCAAGGTGGTAGACCCCTGGGGCGGCTCCTACTACGTGGAAAGCCTCACTAAAGAGCTGGCCGATAAAGCCTGGGCGCTAATGCAGGAAGTAGAAGAGCTGGGCGGCATGGCCAAAGCCATTGAAACCGGCCTGCCCAAAATGCGCATCGAGGAAGCCGCCGCCCGCAAGCAGGCCCGCATCGACTCGCACAAAGAGATTATTGTGGGAGTGAACAAGTACCGCCCCAGCCAGGAAACGGTAGGCAACGAGCAGCAGATTGAGGTGCTGGACATTGATAATGCCGCCGTGCGCGAGTCGCAGATTGCGCGGCTGAACAAGATTAAGGCTGAGCGCGACAACGCCTCAGTGCAGGCCGCTCTGGACGTGCTGACGGAAGCCGCCCGTACCGGCCAGGGCAACCTGCTGGAGCTAGCCGTGCACGCCGCCCGCTTCCGCGCCACGCTGGGCGAGATTTCCGATGCGCTGGAGAAAGTATACGGCCGCCACCAGGCCACCATTCGCGCCATATCGGGCGTGTATTCTGCCGAAATGGACTACGACCAGGAATTTGCCAAGGCCCGCGACGCGGCCGATGCCTTTGCCCGCCAAGAAGGCCGCCGCCCCCGCATGATGGTGGCCAAAATGGGCCAGGACGGCCACGACCGGGGCTCTAAAATCATTGCCACCTCCTTCGCCGATGTGGGGTTCGACGTGGACATTGCGCCCCTGTTCCAGACGCCCGATGAAGTAGCCCGCCAGGCCGTGGAGAATGATGTGCACATCGTGGGCGTGAGCAGCCTCGCCGCCGGCCACAAAACCCTCATTCCTCAGCTTATTGAGGAGCTAAAGAAGCTGGGCCGCGAAGACATCCTCGTTATTGCCGGCGGTGTGATTCCGGCCCAGGATTACCAGTTCCTATATGATGCCGGCGTGGCTGGCGTGTACGGCCCCGGGACGGTTATTGCCGTGGCGGCGCAGGAGATTTTGGAGAAGCTTACTGAAGGATAA
- a CDS encoding methylmalonyl-CoA mutase family protein yields the protein MADSPRPVPVSFSEFEPVTTAQWQQRLSRDLKGADLASLQWHTADGLTIEPFYHREALEVLGGPPAPLLHTSPESWRNVPTYQVPAKENGHAAIDRAAAAITLGATGAHFALADALSFDVDYLHQQLPLHATYVGYTVHQNPSELVQRLLVTGTPSLLGFLSCDPITNHAPDLSLQLISLRKAIALTQPHPGFHALSLNGAYFANRGGTITQQLGFLLAAAAAYLSELPSALLSVADVAAAMQVQVGLNPSYFPEIAKLRALRRLWATLLHAYGVPAQIAESLPIFAATSNWSQTTLDAHTNLLRVTTETMAAVLGGADAVSVTPFDSIFHEPNEFSERLARNLPILLREEAFLGRVADPAAGSYYLETLTDKLASEAWSLFQKVEAEGGLPAAASMVALELHGAAQAQFHRIATGEQVVVGTNRFQNPQEKFDFNPKKLLRSKNFDTTRATYPTEVLRLATALHFERREKKNKRAAVVLLGPGTNQLILESFLRTLPDQERTEIDAAHPAGTLSVLFSSPEEVTLMYATPTQFRELARVVYRVEPSDDTFVPPTLLTGDLATMQEGVRLYGFQEFTVQGYSTEDVLARLQGR from the coding sequence ATGGCTGATTCCCCGCGTCCTGTGCCCGTTTCTTTCTCCGAGTTTGAACCCGTGACCACTGCGCAGTGGCAGCAGCGCCTGAGCCGCGACCTGAAAGGGGCCGACCTGGCTTCGCTGCAATGGCACACGGCGGATGGCCTCACCATTGAGCCCTTCTACCACCGCGAGGCGCTGGAAGTACTGGGCGGACCGCCCGCCCCCCTGCTGCACACCTCCCCCGAAAGCTGGCGCAACGTGCCCACCTACCAAGTGCCCGCGAAAGAAAATGGCCACGCCGCCATTGACAGAGCCGCCGCTGCTATTACGCTGGGAGCCACGGGTGCGCATTTTGCGCTGGCCGATGCCCTCAGCTTTGATGTAGACTACCTGCACCAGCAGCTGCCCCTGCATGCCACCTATGTTGGCTACACCGTGCACCAGAACCCTTCAGAGCTGGTGCAGCGCCTGCTGGTTACGGGCACGCCTTCCCTGCTGGGCTTTTTGAGCTGTGACCCCATTACCAACCACGCGCCCGACTTAAGCCTGCAGCTGATTTCCCTGCGCAAAGCCATTGCTCTCACGCAGCCTCACCCCGGATTTCATGCACTGTCCCTCAATGGGGCCTACTTTGCCAACCGGGGCGGCACCATTACCCAACAGCTGGGCTTTCTGCTGGCCGCCGCCGCCGCGTATTTAAGCGAGCTGCCTTCTGCCCTGCTGTCCGTTGCAGATGTGGCCGCGGCCATGCAGGTACAAGTGGGGCTCAACCCTTCCTACTTCCCTGAAATTGCCAAGCTGCGCGCCCTGCGCCGCCTGTGGGCCACGCTGCTCCACGCGTATGGCGTGCCGGCACAGATAGCCGAGAGCCTGCCCATATTTGCCGCCACTTCTAACTGGAGCCAGACCACGCTGGACGCCCACACCAATCTGCTGCGCGTTACCACGGAAACCATGGCCGCCGTGCTGGGCGGGGCCGATGCCGTAAGCGTAACACCCTTCGACAGTATATTTCATGAGCCCAACGAATTTTCGGAGAGGCTGGCGCGCAACCTGCCTATTCTGCTCCGCGAAGAGGCCTTCCTGGGCCGCGTAGCCGACCCCGCCGCCGGCTCCTACTACCTCGAAACCCTGACTGATAAGCTGGCCAGTGAAGCCTGGAGCCTGTTCCAGAAAGTGGAAGCCGAGGGTGGCCTGCCCGCCGCCGCCAGCATGGTGGCCCTGGAGCTGCACGGTGCCGCCCAGGCCCAATTCCACCGTATTGCTACCGGCGAGCAGGTGGTGGTAGGTACCAACCGCTTCCAGAACCCGCAGGAGAAGTTCGACTTCAACCCCAAAAAGCTCCTGCGCAGCAAAAACTTCGACACCACCCGCGCCACCTACCCCACCGAGGTGCTGCGGCTGGCTACGGCCCTGCACTTTGAGCGCCGCGAAAAGAAAAACAAGCGCGCCGCCGTGGTGCTGCTGGGCCCCGGCACCAACCAGCTGATTCTGGAATCGTTCCTGCGCACGCTGCCTGACCAGGAGCGCACGGAAATAGATGCGGCCCACCCGGCCGGTACGCTCTCCGTGCTGTTTTCCTCGCCTGAGGAAGTGACGCTGATGTACGCCACGCCCACCCAGTTCCGGGAGCTGGCGCGGGTGGTATACCGCGTAGAGCCCTCCGACGATACCTTTGTGCCCCCCACCCTGCTCACCGGCGACCTGGCCACGATGCAGGAAGGCGTGCGCCTTTATGGCTTCCAGGAATTCACCGTGCAGGGCTACAGCACCGAAGACGTACTGGCCCGCCTGCAAGGCCGCTAG
- a CDS encoding outer membrane beta-barrel protein has product MKKQVLFLLLLISSRAAVAQSDFRPGYVLPLSGDTLRGEVDYRSEERNARLCRFRVNSEVTEYKPEQLRGYGFAAEKQYQTRQLSGLPPVKAFLRAIVLGKVSLFQLTTADGKQALYASKEDNVLQALVQRDTTVSRYNQATSQNSNVVERAYLFRNVLWSMMADCPSIQTTLPRIELKESQLIKAVHAYNVCAGSSQYIESPQKTVIKYSILGGARTSTVYYAPRVDKAERMESQMMPTFGVGLALAPRSFNPKLTLHFQGFYVQQLFEKQFINNATDGIYAGEPTQREVHIKISSVRVPAILRYTFAKGFIRPYMQGGAMFSVNVGSEAWSISNPVRNPDVKYRDEIEIRPYNFGALLGAGVSVPVGKWGSMDLEARADWLDNTSSTGRTVSNSKGLSVLAGFTFGK; this is encoded by the coding sequence GTGAAAAAACAAGTACTCTTTCTTCTATTACTGATTAGCAGTAGGGCCGCCGTAGCCCAATCTGATTTCCGGCCTGGTTATGTATTACCGCTCTCCGGCGATACGCTGCGCGGTGAGGTTGACTATCGCAGTGAGGAGCGCAATGCGAGACTTTGTCGGTTCCGGGTGAACTCGGAGGTTACGGAGTATAAGCCCGAGCAACTGCGCGGCTACGGCTTCGCTGCCGAAAAACAATATCAGACTCGCCAGCTATCGGGCCTGCCACCTGTAAAGGCTTTTTTACGGGCCATTGTGTTGGGGAAAGTATCCTTATTCCAGTTGACTACTGCTGATGGTAAGCAAGCACTCTATGCGAGCAAAGAGGATAATGTCTTGCAGGCATTGGTACAGCGGGATACTACAGTTAGCCGGTATAACCAGGCAACCAGCCAAAATTCCAACGTTGTAGAAAGAGCATATCTTTTCCGCAATGTGCTTTGGTCAATGATGGCTGACTGCCCATCGATTCAGACTACACTACCGCGCATTGAACTGAAAGAATCGCAGCTAATAAAAGCCGTTCACGCTTATAATGTATGCGCTGGCAGTTCTCAGTATATAGAAAGCCCGCAGAAAACGGTCATTAAATATTCCATTCTTGGTGGTGCACGAACATCAACGGTGTATTACGCCCCCAGAGTGGATAAAGCAGAGAGGATGGAATCACAGATGATGCCGACTTTCGGGGTTGGCTTAGCATTGGCTCCCAGAAGTTTTAATCCAAAGCTCACACTCCATTTCCAAGGGTTTTATGTTCAGCAGCTTTTCGAAAAGCAGTTTATCAATAATGCTACTGATGGAATTTATGCCGGGGAGCCAACACAGCGTGAGGTGCATATAAAAATATCGTCTGTCCGCGTACCTGCCATACTCCGGTATACCTTCGCCAAAGGATTTATAAGGCCTTATATGCAGGGTGGAGCCATGTTTTCAGTAAATGTTGGGAGCGAAGCCTGGAGCATAAGCAATCCAGTGCGTAACCCAGATGTAAAGTATAGGGATGAAATTGAGATACGCCCTTACAACTTTGGCGCGCTGTTAGGAGCAGGTGTATCAGTTCCTGTTGGTAAATGGGGTAGTATGGACTTGGAAGCTCGCGCCGATTGGTTAGATAATACTTCGAGTACTGGAAGAACAGTATCTAATTCAAAAGGCTTATCTGTTTTGGCAGGCTTCACATTCGGCAAGTAG
- a CDS encoding 5'-nucleotidase C-terminal domain-containing protein has translation MFRSRVAALGLLTSLALGTACQRGPYQATAQLPTVTAQPVSKALPADPKVEAVIAPYHQKVEEQMNQVLGTAPVAIKKNPGESPLANFVADLQRERATTALKENIDLGVMTNGGLRAELPAGNITLGSVFELMPFENELVVLDAPGSVVQQLFDYGARVKMAFSNATYTVSPDGKPTDIRIGGKPFDATRTYTIAISDYLAGGGDQMTFFKTITPRKTGVLLRTAIAEHIQALTKQGKPVVAKVEGRVK, from the coding sequence TTGTTTCGTTCTCGCGTAGCGGCCTTGGGCCTGCTTACTTCGCTGGCTCTGGGCACCGCCTGCCAGCGGGGCCCCTACCAGGCCACAGCGCAGCTACCCACCGTTACCGCCCAACCCGTTAGCAAAGCCCTGCCCGCCGACCCCAAGGTAGAGGCCGTTATTGCGCCCTATCATCAGAAGGTAGAAGAGCAGATGAACCAAGTGCTGGGCACGGCCCCGGTTGCTATTAAAAAGAACCCGGGCGAGTCGCCGCTGGCCAACTTTGTGGCCGACCTGCAGCGGGAGCGGGCCACTACCGCCCTCAAAGAGAACATTGACTTGGGTGTGATGACCAACGGCGGCCTGCGCGCCGAGCTGCCGGCCGGCAATATCACCCTGGGCTCCGTGTTTGAGCTGATGCCTTTCGAGAATGAGCTGGTGGTGCTGGATGCCCCCGGCAGCGTGGTGCAGCAGCTGTTCGACTATGGAGCCCGCGTAAAAATGGCCTTTTCCAATGCCACCTATACCGTCTCGCCCGATGGTAAGCCCACCGATATCCGCATTGGCGGCAAACCCTTCGACGCTACTCGCACTTATACCATTGCTATTTCCGACTATCTGGCCGGCGGCGGCGACCAGATGACGTTTTTCAAGACCATCACCCCCCGCAAAACCGGCGTGCTGCTGCGCACCGCCATTGCCGAGCACATTCAGGCCCTCACCAAGCAGGGCAAGCCGGTTGTGGCCAAGGTAGAAGGACGAGTGAAATAA
- a CDS encoding bifunctional metallophosphatase/5'-nucleotidase translates to MNRRDFLKNSALGAASLSLLGLSLPAAAADASRLVILHTNDMHSRIEPFPDNASQWAGMGGMARRAALIEQIRKQEPHVLLLDSGDIFQGTPYFNFFGGELELKLMTQMGYEASTLGNHDFDNGLEGLQKQLPNAGFPFLIANYDFSQTPLAGRFQPYKVFEKAGHRIGVFGIGIELAGLVSDRNFGATKYLEPVAVSKEMVAKLRGQEKCDMVICLSHLGYKYESNKIDDRKLAAQVSGIDLILGGHTHTFLDAPAPIKSPDGRATLINQVGWSGINLGRLDYTFERGTRRASVAQASVLPVHAA, encoded by the coding sequence ATGAACCGCCGCGACTTTCTAAAAAACAGCGCCCTGGGTGCTGCCAGCCTGAGCCTGCTGGGCCTGAGCCTCCCGGCTGCGGCCGCCGATGCCTCGCGCCTCGTGATTCTGCATACCAACGACATGCACTCGCGCATTGAGCCCTTCCCCGATAATGCCAGCCAGTGGGCCGGTATGGGGGGTATGGCCCGGCGTGCGGCGCTTATTGAGCAAATCCGCAAGCAGGAGCCGCACGTACTGCTCCTGGACTCCGGCGACATTTTTCAGGGCACGCCCTACTTCAACTTCTTCGGCGGCGAGCTGGAGTTGAAGCTGATGACGCAGATGGGCTACGAGGCCTCTACGCTCGGCAACCACGACTTTGATAACGGCTTGGAAGGCCTGCAGAAGCAGCTGCCCAACGCCGGCTTCCCCTTCCTCATTGCCAACTACGACTTCTCCCAGACCCCGCTGGCCGGCCGCTTCCAGCCTTATAAGGTATTCGAGAAAGCCGGCCACCGCATTGGCGTGTTCGGCATCGGCATTGAGCTGGCCGGGCTGGTGTCCGACCGCAACTTCGGCGCCACCAAGTATCTGGAGCCGGTGGCCGTTTCCAAAGAAATGGTAGCCAAACTGCGCGGCCAGGAAAAGTGCGACATGGTTATTTGTCTTTCGCACCTGGGCTACAAGTACGAAAGCAATAAAATTGACGACCGGAAGCTGGCCGCGCAGGTTAGCGGCATCGACCTGATTCTGGGCGGGCATACGCATACCTTCCTCGATGCGCCCGCCCCCATTAAGAGCCCTGACGGCCGCGCAACGCTGATTAACCAGGTAGGCTGGTCTGGGATTAACCTCGGCCGTTTGGATTATACCTTTGAACGGGGAACCCGCCGGGCCAGCGTAGCGCAGGCTTCAGTGCTGCCCGTGCACGCCGCCTGA